Proteins from a single region of Candidatus Wallbacteria bacterium:
- a CDS encoding S1/P1 nuclease, with translation MIKKITLFALIFWVSSGFSYGFKSHYQITESALRNLSASLPGLCRNHEKISFLSALVDDVKKVRADEYPRHFLDFENFPDLGMGLPSKEEFYKKYSREFITKNGNLPYAIEDEYAALVDCLKRKDYQSAQQHLGFLSHYCGDLFQPLHMTNYFDGYNRKQRGIHSAFESGLADALWPRVDQRELPGIERITDLHGKIFDLMMKNRSYIKDILIKESLYGKDRLRYPGPDFGSGDIRLMGFCEELLHESVIFLSSVIFSAVQDAGSSLPQGTGFDLTAALRSSYDEPYLKKICETSNTLINGIHIHAAHPEYLADLFKSRSMRESASFVPDSDSVLESNLAELFCDGLRDRYLKGNGIALYNVRGFREWFQPGMILLGDLKLCMMENDLAVVKLTGSEIIAILVKAMNNPKVSGGAFQQSGLKVVYSKDKGGYFVKEAFYEGQKINPDHLFFVVTNSFLAHGGDGYSEFRNTSRTDLKACNDLEFFVEYFHGKNLNQKIDGRNTLE, from the coding sequence ATGATTAAAAAAATAACTTTGTTCGCCTTGATTTTCTGGGTTTCATCCGGTTTTTCCTATGGCTTCAAATCCCATTACCAGATCACTGAATCTGCACTCAGGAATTTATCGGCCTCACTGCCGGGACTATGCCGGAATCACGAAAAAATATCGTTCCTCTCAGCTCTGGTGGATGACGTAAAAAAAGTAAGAGCAGACGAGTATCCACGGCATTTCCTGGATTTCGAGAATTTTCCTGATCTTGGGATGGGGCTGCCCTCCAAAGAAGAATTCTACAAAAAATACAGCCGCGAGTTCATTACAAAAAACGGCAACCTCCCTTATGCCATTGAAGATGAGTATGCCGCCCTGGTCGACTGCCTCAAAAGAAAAGATTATCAATCCGCCCAGCAGCACCTGGGGTTTCTCTCGCATTATTGCGGGGACCTTTTCCAGCCCCTGCACATGACGAACTATTTCGACGGTTACAACAGAAAACAACGCGGCATCCATTCCGCCTTTGAATCAGGCCTGGCAGATGCCCTCTGGCCCAGGGTCGACCAGCGCGAGCTGCCGGGAATTGAGAGGATCACAGACCTGCATGGGAAGATTTTCGACCTGATGATGAAAAATCGCTCCTATATCAAGGATATCCTGATTAAAGAAAGTCTCTACGGAAAAGACAGGCTGAGATATCCAGGTCCTGATTTCGGCTCAGGCGACATCCGCCTGATGGGCTTCTGCGAAGAGCTTCTGCATGAATCAGTGATTTTTCTCTCCTCAGTCATTTTCAGCGCAGTCCAGGATGCAGGAAGTTCCCTGCCCCAGGGGACCGGCTTCGATCTGACTGCTGCTCTGAGAAGCTCCTACGACGAACCATACCTGAAAAAGATCTGCGAAACCAGCAACACTCTGATCAATGGAATCCACATCCATGCCGCACATCCTGAGTACCTGGCAGATCTTTTCAAGAGCCGCTCCATGCGGGAATCTGCCAGCTTCGTTCCAGACTCCGACTCAGTCCTGGAAAGCAACCTGGCCGAGCTGTTCTGCGACGGACTGCGGGATCGCTACCTGAAGGGCAACGGGATCGCGCTTTACAATGTCCGCGGTTTCCGCGAATGGTTCCAGCCTGGAATGATCCTGCTTGGAGACCTTAAGCTCTGCATGATGGAAAATGATCTGGCTGTTGTCAAGCTTACAGGATCTGAAATAATCGCCATTCTCGTCAAAGCCATGAACAATCCTAAAGTCTCGGGCGGTGCGTTCCAGCAGAGTGGCCTGAAAGTAGTCTATTCCAAAGACAAAGGCGGGTATTTCGTAAAAGAAGCCTTCTACGAAGGTCAAAAAATCAACCCTGATCACCTGTTTTTTGTGGTAACGAATTCTTTCCTGGCTCATGGCGGAGACGGTTATTCTGAATTCAGGAATACCTCTCGGACCGATCTGAAAGCCTGCAATGATCTGGAATTCTTCGTGGAATATTTTCACGGGAAAAACCTGAATCAAAAAATCGACGGCAGGAATACACTGGAATGA
- the rfaE2 gene encoding D-glycero-beta-D-manno-heptose 1-phosphate adenylyltransferase gives MIAGSAAAIRIIRAQQKSGKTVVFTNGCFDILHRGHLKVLREAKTLGDFLVVALNSDDSVKRLKGPSRPLNKLSDREEVLDAVRFVDLVTSFDEDTPWELLSKLKPDILVKGGDYQPDQVVGRELVKKVVIVPFEEGYSTTDLINRTKK, from the coding sequence ATGATCGCAGGAAGCGCCGCAGCCATTCGAATCATCAGAGCCCAGCAGAAAAGCGGTAAAACCGTGGTCTTCACCAACGGCTGTTTCGACATTCTGCATAGAGGCCATCTCAAGGTATTACGTGAAGCTAAAACCCTCGGCGATTTTCTCGTCGTGGCACTAAATTCCGACGACTCGGTGAAACGCCTGAAAGGGCCATCCCGCCCTTTAAACAAGCTTTCAGACCGTGAGGAAGTGCTGGATGCAGTCCGATTTGTCGATCTGGTCACATCGTTCGACGAAGACACACCCTGGGAGCTGCTTTCAAAATTAAAGCCGGACATTCTCGTCAAAGGCGGTGATTACCAGCCTGACCAGGTCGTAGGGCGGGAACTGGTAAAAAAAGTCGTGATCGTGCCTTTTGAAGAAGGATATTCGACAACGGATCTGATTAACCGCACAAAAAAGTAA
- the rfaE1 gene encoding D-glycero-beta-D-manno-heptose-7-phosphate kinase — translation MIYDSQATKRLLKILTAVRSRRILVIGDLILDEYIWGDATRISPEAPVPVIKVSSRTYSPGGAANVANNLHALGVKVSICGVLGDDGYGRLFRQLLIDLGINTEGLEIDKLRPTTVKTRIMAHSYQIARADSESTDPIGSGINRPLLSKIRDKASGSDLVIVSDYAKGVITESLSRPLLTFLRKMKIPVTVDPKVINFRLFKGANTITPNKKEAEEASGIAIRDKKSLIKAGRKLIRDMNSDYLLITRGEEGMSLFSQKNVFHIPTVARAVYDVTGAGDTVIAHYSACLAAGAEPVDAAILANIAAGIKVTKLGSAAVTAEEVAEHIRNGHECGEYYAEELK, via the coding sequence ATGATATACGACTCCCAGGCCACTAAAAGACTCCTTAAAATTCTGACTGCTGTCCGCTCCCGGAGAATCCTTGTGATAGGGGACCTGATACTCGATGAATACATCTGGGGAGACGCAACCCGTATTTCACCCGAAGCACCGGTGCCGGTGATCAAAGTCAGTTCACGCACTTATTCCCCCGGCGGTGCAGCGAATGTAGCCAACAACCTGCACGCCCTTGGAGTGAAGGTCTCGATCTGCGGCGTGCTTGGCGATGACGGTTACGGCAGACTTTTCAGGCAGCTGCTGATCGACCTGGGCATCAACACCGAAGGGCTGGAGATCGACAAACTGAGGCCTACCACCGTCAAAACAAGGATCATGGCACACAGCTATCAAATCGCCAGGGCAGACAGCGAAAGCACAGATCCGATCGGATCAGGAATCAACCGTCCGCTGCTTTCTAAAATCAGAGACAAAGCCTCCGGATCTGACCTGGTGATCGTCTCGGATTACGCCAAGGGAGTAATCACCGAAAGCCTCAGCAGGCCTCTGCTCACCTTTCTCAGGAAGATGAAGATCCCGGTCACAGTTGATCCGAAAGTGATAAATTTCCGTCTGTTCAAAGGAGCCAACACCATTACCCCAAATAAAAAAGAAGCTGAAGAGGCCAGCGGGATCGCGATCAGGGATAAAAAAAGCCTGATCAAAGCCGGCCGGAAGCTGATCCGGGACATGAACTCTGATTACCTGCTGATTACGAGGGGCGAAGAAGGCATGTCGCTTTTTTCCCAGAAAAATGTTTTCCATATTCCAACTGTAGCCAGAGCTGTTTACGATGTCACCGGCGCAGGTGATACAGTGATCGCGCATTACAGCGCCTGCCTGGCAGCAGGAGCTGAGCCGGTCGACGCGGCAATACTCGCCAACATCGCTGCAGGCATCAAGGTGACCAAACTTGGATCAGCCGCAGTGACAGCCGAGGAAGTGGCCGAGCATATCAGGAACGGTCATGAATGCGGGGAATATTACGCGGAAGAATTGAAATAA